In one window of Miscanthus floridulus cultivar M001 chromosome 12, ASM1932011v1, whole genome shotgun sequence DNA:
- the LOC136495355 gene encoding two-component response regulator ORR42-like: MASRNQGSAPRALVVEDIKIDCVILMHMLHKLNCEATAVENGKEAVDLFIEGKTFDIIFLHKDMPIMSGPEAVVKIRAMGATAVKIVGVSADFGGREAFMQAGADVFVPKPVKPETL, encoded by the exons ATGGCATCAAGGAACCAAGGGTCTGCCCCAAGGGCATTAGTTGTCGAGGATATCAAAATTGATTGTGTGATTCTCATGCATATGTTGCACAAACTTAACTGCGAGGCTACTGCTGTTGAGAATGGGAAAGAAGCTGTTGATCTTTTCATTGAAGGGAAAACATTTGACATTATTTTCTTACATAAGGATATGCCCATAATGTCGGGTCCTGAG GCTGTGGTCAAGATCCGTGCCATGGGAGCTACTGCAGTGAAGATTGTTGGGGTCTCGGCAGATTTTGGTGGCCGGGAGGCATTCATGCAAGCTGGTGCTGATGTGTTTGTGCCCAAACCAGTGAAGCCTGAGACTCTCTAG